From Sphingomonas bisphenolicum, one genomic window encodes:
- a CDS encoding type II toxin-antitoxin system RelE/ParE family toxin: MAKSRNTLRTVSWIKAARRDFEAFPARAMDRALDALTVVADGGTPDIAKPLAGLGAGVWELAIKERGDAFRVVYALQMGDDIWVVHAFQKKSTKGIATPRHEIDLVRERIKRLKEMLDG, encoded by the coding sequence ATGGCGAAATCACGTAACACGCTCCGCACTGTCTCTTGGATCAAGGCGGCGCGAAGAGATTTTGAGGCGTTCCCTGCGCGTGCCATGGATCGGGCATTGGATGCCCTGACCGTGGTCGCCGATGGCGGAACGCCGGACATTGCCAAGCCGCTTGCCGGTCTGGGTGCCGGTGTGTGGGAATTGGCGATCAAAGAGCGCGGCGACGCCTTTCGGGTCGTCTATGCGCTACAAATGGGCGACGACATTTGGGTGGTTCATGCCTTCCAGAAGAAATCGACCAAGGGAATTGCGACGCCGCGCCACGAGATCGATCTCGTGCGCGAGCGGATCAAGCGGCTGAAGGAGATGCTCGATGGCTGA
- a CDS encoding helix-turn-helix domain-containing protein yields MADHGDDFELIRGSGNVFADFDQPDASIRQFRAILAAEIVKTLDAERLTVRDAEARTGISAADFSRIRQVKLERFTIDRLLRILDRLNRDVRVKISVAPRAGGKRASISTLAA; encoded by the coding sequence ATGGCTGACCATGGTGACGATTTCGAACTGATTCGCGGTTCGGGCAATGTCTTTGCCGACTTCGATCAGCCCGATGCCAGCATTCGGCAGTTTCGTGCGATCCTTGCCGCTGAAATCGTCAAAACGCTCGATGCCGAGCGGCTGACGGTTCGGGATGCCGAAGCGCGCACCGGCATATCGGCCGCCGATTTTTCGCGTATCCGCCAAGTCAAACTGGAGCGATTCACCATCGACCGGCTGTTACGGATCCTCGACCGGCTCAACCGGGACGTTCGGGTGAAGATTTCCGTCGCGCCGCGTGCGGGTGGAAAGCGGGCTTCGATATCAACGCTTGCTGCCTGA